One window of the Podospora pseudocomata strain CBS 415.72m chromosome 7, whole genome shotgun sequence genome contains the following:
- a CDS encoding hypothetical protein (COG:S; EggNog:ENOG503NU4V; BUSCO:EOG09260C5W) — translation MASTAAVTDEPTHANGSTPRASSAAAASSNPEFDASKLQGLSSEQQELLVLNFVAALSKHVLALPPDDCTAQQVYMKKEIFKIINLAAPSPSRVIRNTLGKCLAHIFGLGDRKLLFETVNELVGIISGGKSKIESENRTRHAAVVCLGDIYGAAGDSAIGLYQLVCSALLKLLKASSSNAGLRAAIFTALGKVAKMLGGSLDESIARDIWKQCRSYATSDKGSLVIISACRCMRSLVQHTPYFQNSTDFDKLRSCVFKVWDSPSSHVRSAAADCFAEALVCGYSPAAVGEAPLVLLKRSKSKAVKRQSMQPGALQDEDDIIPSRPSSPAPTGKKSQVLALSLIDMFKVLTTEYVRMSTSNKARAAIAICYGNMLQKLGEKTVETNYIKMLENLTTDVLGHSNIFNYRYRLLISRRMIEIILQNIVGKRILGESGQISAAKSIINNILKNYPEVVKERPEPTKQTLIVSLSALSSLINTLGSASNAFAESCRDGLLQVLQHPSYTVQVHASACLKTFGLACPQQLLHCLSVCMNSLGRELGLLGSGRNSPRRCIGFAHGLSAGLSASPQRPLYGSVDVNSRVLTMATNLLKSSGTSELRVASTQIQVAWTLIGGLMSLGPNFVKIHLSQLLLLWKNALPKVLSKDSSIHRNYLNASFLTHVRECALGSILAFLESNSRLLTVDVSKRIATMLQSTTAFLRTLPSKKTAEDISERLFPSLQLQDLEIMVQRRVLQCYTKLVNISPAGGTEALLQSNLLTLAISLFADPDNYTPSSLSASIANSAGNFESIWDIGDNSGFGITGAVRGFDIRPLPGQHENPEERTSGQQSPEEEIRKLLLSPICGTLEHDASLLYIGSREGPSLPDPAATEVVNMAIQLFAFVFPLTPPKVQESVLEQVTTFVAAGSLQRDPGRKAAITVNVAMSLLEVLRVAVRETKSPGGNVTNPAVEKLMQELLRDFVIDRDQYVRAIAYEAVARLCSTCGNAFTNQEIKFLVDTIVVNREPSARAGCAMALGCIQAKIGSMAAGYHLKTILNILMSLCNDPHPTVHYWALEAMGRVSEASGLGFGSYVSATLGVLGSLYFAETHNAETALPASMNLEVEYGTTAAIARGVDSLINVLGPDLQDSTKSRELILTLVGFFGKEEGDLETQRGSLVCLEHLTLYAPGYVDFKEYVRTLQRYLVRGGGGDEKGLRDVAVDGLHNLMKRNPYDVIEAAERGFEDQLWLVLDEDPGHEGMRNTIRNWMRQTCVPNTTAWLARFQHVLKMTRPKEAVRATAVTKKSNGGLELQDEEVAGFAAGAAKDDASAPSGSDVEPLRWQVTTFAMECLHDIFTIVTKEVASHGESEAYTALQSKVADVVRMAFSASTSGVVEQRIWGLKIIGAVLKMFGKTPDPDFEEAMLLEQYQAQISSALTPAFAADSSPELAAEAVDVCAGFISTGIVTDVDRMGRILKTLVSSLENFATEDENAGIGDLKGLSSNARVMVKMSVFGAWAELQVASSEQKYLLDVLKPHIGTLTPLWLESLREFARLRFEPDISMTLGPPSLSGSLDTVYAALNRETQLKFYQDSWLKLVDAIASLIEQDSEFVFDALDGKEVTGPNSTNGGGSKGADINYRDEPLAFFFVLFGVAFEALATKPGQSESLATQEQTLAILKALKKILHPSVSGHAIYRDAIFSETMDLLDRLVLTEELDVQGVIVEIARALCVAHPAARKKNEADSGELSEDIEQLFELTRIIVLVLSGLLPGLSETPQPMRHQMTEEAVLLIKTALNALVDAAEVFPPVIKTDLHACIIHIFATTLANSACQEVIVPQSLPTLKRFISSMSQSRRVNDDEEHSATDIQLLGCLRRFLSIYLKGQQRETPASLGCVKNCLLAMTILFTAGENHLRGSEPLVARFLEEVVDCLTDRMTAKMAANCLRSLLLHAGSKKTVADLTITRFLFPRLIAFVTDTNREDPENARMLVAQALCQYVGTLSKDHSPIAMALVIPMLLSRAASEDDVQDGGVIAKETSARLLELASVDQSAFRAVVGGMGEEQRGFMEGVIRSGRALGQGRDKGGQGEEEERPTIALKMNFGG, via the exons ATGGCCTCGACAGCGGCCGTCACGGACGAGCCAACCCACGCGAATGGCAGCACCCCCCGCGCTTCCTCAGCAGCTGCCGCGAGCTCCAACCCTGAATTCGACGCTTCCAAGCTCCAGGGCTTATCGTCTGAGCAGCAGGAACTTTTGGTTCTGAACTTTGTCGCTGCCCTCAGCAAACATGTCCTTGCGCTGCCACCAGACGACTGTACCGCCCAGCAGGTCTACATGAAAAAGGAGATTTTCAAAATCATAAACCTCGCCGCCCCGTCACCGAGCCGCGTCATACGTAACACGTTGGGCAAATGTCTGGCGCACATATTTGGCTTGGGGGATAGGAAGCTGCTGTTTGAGACGGTCAACGAGCTTGTGGGGATTATCTCGGGAGGCAAGTCCAAGATTGAAAGCGAGAACAGGACGAGACACGCTGCGGTGGTGTGTCTGGGGGATATCTATGGTGCGGCCGGAGACAGCGCGATTGGGTTGTATCAGTTGGTGTGCTCGGCTTTGCTGAAGCTGTTGAAGGCTTCTTCGAGCAATGCTGGACTGCGTGCGGCGATATTTACGGCGCTTGGCAAGGTGGCCAAGATGCTGGGAGGGAGTCTGGACGAGAGCATTGCTAGGGATATCTGGAAGCAGTGCAGGAGTTATGCGACGAGTGACAAAGGGTCGCTGGTGATCATCTCGGCCTGCCGATGCATGCGCTCGTTGGTGCAGCACACGCCCTACTTTCAGAACTCGACCGATTTCGACAAGCTCCGGTCCTGTGTTTTCAAGGTCTGGGACTCGCCGTCGTCTCATGTGCGatctgccgccgccgattGCTTCGCTGAGGCCCTTGTCTGTGGCTACTCGCCCGCGGCCGTTGGGGAGGCGCCCCTCGTGCTGCTGAAAAGATCCAAATCAAAGGCTGTCAAGAGGCAGTCTATGCAGCCTGGAGCTTTgcaagacgaggatgacatCATTCCTTCCAGACCCTCGAGTCCGGCGCCAACAGGCAAAAAGTCCCAGGTGCTGGCGCTGTCACTGATTGACATGTTCAAGGTGTTGACTACCGAATATGTTCGCATGTCAACGAGCAACAAAGCCAGGGCGGCGATTGCGATATGTTATGGCAACATGCTTCAGAAGCTGGGCGAGAAGACTGTGGAAACCAACTATATCAAAATGTTGGAGAACTTGACCACCGACGTGTTGGGCCACAGTAATATCTTCAACTATCGATATCGATTGCTTATTTCACGGCGCATGATTGAGATTATTCTTCAAAATATAGTCGGAAAGAGGATTCTGGGCGAGTCTGGGCAAATCAGTGCTGCCaagtccatcatcaacaacatcctcaagAACTACCCGGAAGTGGTCAAGGAAAGACCAGAGCCGACAAAGCAGACGCTGATTGTTTCGTTGAGCGCCCTGTCATCCCTGATCAACACCTTGGGTTCGGCTTCGAATGCTTTTGCCGAGTCCTGCCGTGATGGTTTGCTCCAAGTCTTGCAACACCCAAGCTATACTGTGCAGGTTCATGCCTCGGCATGCTTGAAGACGTTCGGTCTGGCATGCCCGCAGCAACTATTACACTGTCTCTCGGTGTGCATGAACAGTCTCGGTAGGGAGTTGGGACTGCtcggcagtggaagaaactCACCTCGTCGCTGCATTGGTTTTGCCCATGGCCTCTCGGCTGGTCTCAGCGCCAGCCCACAGCGCCCCCTGTACGGGTCGGTCGATGTCAACAGTCGGGTGCTTACCATGGCCACAAACCTCCTCAAGTCGAGTGGCACTTCTGAGTTGAGGGTAGCCAGCACTCAAATTCAGGTCGCCTGGACTCTCATCGGAGGTCTGATGTCTCTCGGACCCAACTTTGTCAAGATTCATCTCTCCCAGTTGCTTCTACTATGGAAGAATGCTTTGCCCAAGGTTCTCTCCAAAGACAGCTCGATTCATAGGAACTACCTCAACGCTTCGTTTCTCACCCACGTCCGAGAATGCGCCCTCGGATCTATTCTCGCTTTCCTCGAGTCCAACAGCCGTCTTTTGACTGTTGATGTCTCGAAGCGGATTGCCACTATGCTTCAGAGCACTACTGCTTTTTTGAGAACACTCCCATCGAAGAAGACAGCCGAGGACATCAGCGAACGactcttcccttcccttcagCTTCAAGATTTGGAGATTATGGTGCAGAGGAGAGTTCTGCAGTGCTACACCAAACTAGTCAACATCAGCCCAGCAGGCGGCACCGAGGCTTTACTTCaatccaacctcctcaccttgGCCATTTCGCTGTTTGCAGACCCGGACAACtacaccccttcctccctcaGCGCCTCCATCGCCAACTCTGCCGGCAACTTTGAGAGCATCTGGGACATTGGCGACAACTCTGGGTTCGGTATCACGGGAGCCGTCCGAGGGTTTGACATCCGGCCCCTTCCAGGCCAGCACGAAAACCCCGAAGAAAGGACTTCTGGACAACAAAGTCCAGAGGAGGAAATTCGAAAGCTGCTGCTCTCGCCTATTTGCGGGACGCTTGAGCATGATGCCTCGCTTCTGTATATCGGCAGCCGAGAGGGCCCTTCTCTGCCCGATCCTGCTGCCACAGAGGTGGTGAACATGGCTATTCAGCTCTTTGCGTTTGTCTTTCCTTTGACACCGCCAAAGGTGCAGGAGAGTGTGCTAGAGCAGGTGACTACTTTTGTTGCGGCAGGGAGTTTACAGCGGGATccggggaggaaggcggcgATCACGGTGAATGTGGCTATGAGCTTGCTGGAGGTGTTACGGGTTGCGGTGAGGGAGACGAAGTCCCCTGGTGGGAACGTCACCAACCCCGCGGTGGAGAAGCTGATGCAGGAGCTGCTGAGGGATTTTGTCATTGATCGGGATCAGTACGTCAGGGCTATTGCCTATGAGGCGGTGGCGCGGCTGTGTTCGACGTGTGGAAACGCGTTTACCAATCAGGAGATCAAGTTTTTGGTTGACACGATTGTTGTCAACAGGGAGCCGAGCGCAAGGGCGGGGTGTGCGATGGCGTTGGGGTGCATACAGGCCAAGATTGGGAGCATGGCGGCGGGGTATCATTTGAAGACTATATTGAATATTCTGATGAGTCTGTGCAATGATCCGCACCCGACGGTGCACTACTGGGCGTTGGAggcgatggggagggtgagcgAGGCGagcgggttggggtttgggagttATGTCAGTGCGacgttgggggtgttggggagttTGTATTTTGCCGAGACGCACAATGCGGAGACGGCGCTGCCGGCGAGTATGAATTTGGAGGTTGAGTACGGGACTACGGCGGCGATtgcgaggggggtggatagTTTGATTAATGTGCTTGGGCCGGACTTGCAGGACTCGACAAAGTCGAGGGAGTTGATCTTGACGCTGGTGGGTTTttttgggaaggaggagggcgattTGGAGACGCagagggggagtttggttTGTTTGGAGCATTTGACGCTGTATGCGCCGGGGTATGTGGATTTTAAAGAGTATGTGAGGACGTTGCAGAGGTATTTGGTTAGGGGGGGCGGCGGGGATGAGAAGGGATTGAGGGATGTGGCGGTGGATGGGTTGCATAATCTGATGAAGAGGAATCCGTATGATGTTATTGAGGCGGCGGaaagggggtttgaggatcagttgtggttggtgctggatgaggatCCGGGGCATGAGGGGATGAGGAATACGATTAGGAATTGGATGAGGCAGACTTGTGTGCCGAATACGACGGCTTGGTTGGCGAGGTTTCAACATGtgttgaagatgacgaggccGAAGGAGGCGGTTAGGGCGACGGcggtgacgaagaagagcaacGGGGGGCTTGAGTtgcaggatgaggaggttgctgggtttgctgctggggcCGCGAAAGATGATGCTTCTGCGCCGAGCGGGTCAGATGTTGAGCCGTTGAGGTGGCAGGTTACTACCTTTGCGATGGAGTGTTTGCATGACATCTTTACCATCGTCACCAAGGAGGTTGCTTCTCATGGCGAGTCTGAGGCTTATACGGCACTGCAGAGCAAGGTTGCCGATGTGGTCCGTATGGCCTTCTCGGCGTCTACGTCTGGCGTCGTTGAGCAACGGATTTGGGGTCTCAAGATCATCGGTGCTGTGCTCAAGATGTTTGGAAAGACACCGGATCCTGACTTTGAGGAAGCCATGCTGCTAGAGCAGTACCAGGCCCAGATCAGCTCTGCCCTGACACCTGCCTTTGCAGCAGATTCATCTCCTGAACTGGCAGCCGAGGCAGTTGATGTTTGTGCCGGCTTCATTTCAACCGGCATCGTCACAGACGTGGACAGGATGGGGAGAATTCTCAAGACCTTGGTCAGCTCGCTGGAGAACTTTGCCACAGAAGATGAGAATGCTGGTATCGGCGATCTCAAGGGCCTCAGTTCAAACGCCAGGGTCATGGTCAAGATGTCCGTGTTTGGTGCCTGGGCTGAGCTTCAGGTTGCTAGCTCTGAGCAGAAGTATCTACTGGACGTGCTCAAGCCACATATTGGCACGTTGACACCTCTTTGGCTGGAGTCTCTGCGCGAGTTTGCCAGGCTGCGCTTCGAGCCGGATATCTCCATGACTCTGGGACCCCCCTCACTTTCTGGTAGCTTGGATACAGTCTATGCTGCCCTGAACCGTGAGACGCAGCTCAAGTTTTATCAAGATTCTTGGCTCAAGCTGGTGGATGCCATCGCCAGTCTTATTGAGCAGGACAGCGAGTTTGTCTTTGATGCGTTGGACGGCAAGGAGGTGACTGGTCCGAACAGCACGAATGGGGGAGGGTCCAAGGGTGCTGATATCAACTATCGGGATGAGCCCCTGGCCTTTTTCTTTGTGCTTTTTGGTGTTGCTTTTGAGGCATTGGCGACCAAGCCGGGGCAGAGTGAATCGCTGGCGACGCAGGAACAGACTTTGGCTATTCTCAAGGCGCTGAAGAAGATTCTGCACCCGAGCGTCTCTGGTCATGCGATTTATAGAGATGCTATCTTCTCCGAGACAATGGATCTCTTGGATAGACTTGTTCTCACCGAGGAACTTGACGTTCAGGGAGTTATCGTCGAAATTGCGAGGGCTCTATGCGTTGCCCACCCTGCAgcaaggaagaagaacgagGCCGATAGCGGGGAGCTATCCGAGGACATTGAGCAGCTGTTTGAGCTCACTCGGATCAttgtcttggtgttgtccgGCCTGCTGCCTGGTCTGAGCGAGACCCCTCAACCAATGCGTCACCAAATGACGGAAGAGGCGGTGTTGCTAATCAAGACAGCGTTGAACGCACtggttgatgctgctgaggtGTTCCCCCCCGTCATCAAGACAGACCTCCATGCCTGCATTATCCATATCTTTGCtaccaccctcgccaactcTGCCTGCCAGGAGGTGATTGTACCGCAGTCACTCCCCACTCTGAAGCGGTTCATCAGTAGCATGTCGCAATCTAGAAGGGTaaacgatgacgaggagcaCTCGGCGACGGATATCCAACTTTTGGGATGCCTGAGAAGGTTCCTGTCGATTTACCTCAAGGGTCAGCAGAGGGAAACACCGGCCAGTCTGGGGTGTGTCAAGAATTGCTTACTGGCTATGACGATCTTGTTTACGGCGGGGGAGAACCATTTGCGGGGGAGTGAGCCGCTTGTGGCgaggtttttggaggaggtggtggattgtTTGACTGATCGGATG ACGGCAAAAATGGCAGCCAACTGCCTCCGCTCTTTGCTTCTCCACGCGGGCAGCAAGAAGACTGTCGCTGACCTGACAATCACACGGTTCTTGTTCCCCCGTCTGATCGCCTTTGTGACGGACACCAACAGGGAAGACCCGGAAAACGCCCGGATGCTGGTCGCGCAGGCGTTGTGTCAGTATGTAGGGACTTTGTCGAAGGATCACAGCCCGATTGCCATGGCGTTGGTCATTCCCATGTTGCTGTCTAGGGCGGCgagcgaggatgatgtgcaggatggtggggtgATTGCGAAGGAGACGTCGGCGAGGTTGCTGGAGCTGGCGAGCGTGGACCAGAGCGCGTTTAGGGCTgtggttggggggatgggggaggagcagagggggTTTATGGAGGGGGTTATcaggagtgggagggcgTTGGGGCAGGGGCGGGATAAGGGGGggcaaggggaggaggaggaaaggccGACGATTGCGCTGAAGATGAattttgggggttga
- a CDS encoding hypothetical protein (COG:K; EggNog:ENOG503NWNA), translated as MASLFRALTPLTRSSPTICASSRTTRPFTTTTLLTSGHNKWSKIRHDKAINDRKRMQTILFYTQQITVSCKLYGPDPTYNPNLANIITASKKAGVPKEKIEAALARGQGKSTSGATLESLTFEAVVPPSIALIIEAETESKLRCLQDLNLRVKKISGAPSSSKFFFSRLGRVVFEKDSENNVDIDQIMDEAIEAGAEDLENDAEGNIVVWTQPSDTAHVAKTLGTRFDLKALSAGIVWTPNEDTKARLDSGIQHEKFAEMLEQMREDGDVQAIYSNVTRGEMSDEEWGKIEECLSR; from the exons atGGCCTCCCTCTTCCGAGCTCTCACGCCCCTAACTCGGTCCTCTCCCACGATATGCGCCTCCTCTCGAACCACCcgccccttcaccaccaccaccctcctcaccagcggCCACAACAAGTGGTCCAAAATCCGCCATGACAAAGCCATCAACGACCGCAAAAGAATGCAAACCATCCTCTTCTACACCCAGCAGATAACTGTCTCTTGCAAAT TATACGGCCCCGACCCAAcctacaaccccaacctcgcaaacatcatcaccgcctccaaAAAAGCCGGCGTCCCCAAAGAAAAAATcgaagccgccctcgccCGCGGCCAAGGAAAATCCACCTCGGGCGCCACCCTCGAGTCCCTCACCTTCGAAGCCGTagtccccccctccatcgcccTCATCATCGAAGCCGAAACTGAGTCCAAACTCCGCTGCCTCCAAGACCTCAACCTCCGCGTCAAAAAGATCTCTGGTGCCCCGTCCTCTTCCAAATTCTTCTTTAGTCGTCTCGGCAGGGTGGTCTTCGAGAAAGACTCGGAAAATAATGTCGATATCGACCAAATCATGGACGAGGCGATAGAAGCCGGTGCCGAAGATCTCGAAAATGACGCCGAGGGTAACATTGTTGTTTGGACACAGCCATCCGACACGGCCCACGTAGCCAAGACATTAGGGACGAGGTTCGACCTCAAGGCGTTGAGCGCCGGGATTGTCTGGACGCCAAACGAGGACACCAAGGCGAGGTTGGACAGCGGTATCCAGCATGAAAAGTTCGCCGAGATGCTCGAGCAGATGAGGGAGGACGGGGATGTGCAGGCGATTTACAGCAATGtgacgaggggggagatgagcGATGAGGAGTGGGGGAAGATTGAGGAGTGTTTGAGCCGATAG
- a CDS encoding hypothetical protein (COG:S; EggNog:ENOG503P59P), producing MLTTSLLAERFQNFGGSSDQISLSNRPCSFRQLRHRHHTHTFSDPTPHTDQTGRNTGKMGGLNLEVFKFGMYIMFPIGIMYYFGTNLDSRFSVPEFWPKPENANRIPLERDEIEAELQRLRARRLYLREKRLGEQGGQQQPRDQQE from the exons ATGTTGACGACTTCTTTGCTTGCCGAGAGGTTCCAGAATTTTGGGGGGAGCTCAGATCAGATCAGCTTATCGAACCGTCCGTGCAGTTTTCGACAGCttcgtcaccgtcaccacacacacacattctCTGATCCAACACCGCACACCGATCAAACAGGGAGGAATACAGGCAAGATGGGTGGTCTTAACTTGGAGGTCTTCAAG TTCGGAATGTACATCATGTTCCCCATCGGAATCATGTACTACTTTGGCACCAACCTCGATTCGAGATTCTCCGTCCCCGAGTTCTGGCCCAAGCCCGAGAACGCAAACAGGATCCCGCTCGAGAGGGACGAGATCGAGGCTGAGCTGCAGCGGTTGAGGGCTCGGAGGTTGTATCTtagggagaagaggttgggggagcagggggggcagcagcaaccacgcGATCAGCAGGAGtaa
- the SMP3 gene encoding alpha 1,2 mannosyltransferase (CAZy:GT22; EggNog:ENOG503NY93; COG:G) has protein sequence MWRRTYLFLVLVRLWFALSPSYLHPDENFQGPEVIAGQIFKYPVRHTWEFTSENPIRSVFPLWPVYGLPMLLLRWLWIGNGNDGEIPPIAVFWTLRVLMFVVGFVLEDWAIYELIRSPRHRRLAVLLVASSYVTWTYQTHTFSNSIESLVVAWCLVLIERIVGSPQESTVLASTVLGVVAVFGVFNRITFPAFLLIPGLRLLPYYFKNPLSFLAIVTAGLFTTGLAIALDTAFYTPHSITWSDLIHNPVLTPLNNLIYNLDPENLAKHGLHPWYQHIMVNLPQLLGPGAFLLFTRPQLSLRLYSAISGIVVLSISQHQEARFLLPTVPLILSSVRLPKSEKLTRIWTVSWIIFNFIFGTLMGTYHQGGVIPAQVFLSKQPDATQAVWWKTYSPPIWLLNGKNEVLTTKDVMGLAGDKLLAQLTELATCDLPADRRSNEYLKEKKGTYLVAPLSATWLDGYLENKGHDGLRFREVWRYKRHLNMDDLDFGEDGVWNTLERVVGRRGLGIWRVTRTCPERRGSWR, from the exons ATGTGGCGGAGAACGTATCTCTTTCTGGTTCTCGTCCGGCTTTGGTTTGCCCTATCACCAAGCTATCTCCATCCGGACGAGAACTTCCAAGGCCCCGAGGTTATCGCTG GGCAAATCTTCAAATACCCAGTCCGACACACCTGGGAGTTTACGAGCGAGAACCCGATCCGAAGCGTCTTCCCATTATGGCCGGTCTACGGGTTACCAATGCTTCTTTTGAGGTGGTTATGGATCGGAAACGGTAACGACGGCGAGATACCACCCATCGCTGTCTTTTGGACCCTGCGGGTCTTGATGTTTGTGGTGGGGTTCGTTTTGGAGGATTGGGCAATCTACGAGTTGATCCGGTCGCCCCGGCATAGACGACTTGCTGTTCTCTTGGTTGCGTCATCGTACGTGACATGGACATACCAGACCCATACCTTTTCGAATTCCATCGAGTCGTTGGTTGTCGCATGGTGCTTGGTGCTCATCGAGCGCATTGTTGGGAGCCCG CAGGAGAGCACCGTTCTAGCCTCGACGGTCCTTGGAGTTGTTGCCGTTTTTGGCGTGTTTAATCGTATTACCTTTCCAGCGTTTTTATTGATACCCGGGCTTCGGCTGTTGCCCTACTACTTCAAGAA ccctctttctttcctcGCGATCGTCACCGCCGGActcttcaccaccggccTAGCCATCGCTCTCGATACCGCATTCTACACCCCACACTCGATCACCTGGTCCGATCTCATCCACAACCCGGTGCTCACCCCTCTTAACAACCTCATCTACAACCTTGACCCCGAGAATCTAGCCAAACATGGCCTTCACCCCTGGTACCAGCACATCATGgtcaacctcccccagctcctcggccCAGgagccttcctcctcttcacccggCCCCAGCTCTCCCTTCGCCTATATTCCGCCATTTCTGGAATCGTGGTGTTGTCCATctcccaacaccaagaagcccgcttccttctccccacGGTCCCCCTAATCCTCTCCTCGGTCCGCCTCCCCAAAAGCGAGAAGCTCACCCGCATCTGGACCGTATCATGGATCATCTTCAACTTCATCTTTGGCACCCTAATGGGAACCTACCACCAAGGTGGAGTAATCCCCGCCCAGGTATTTTTATCAAAACAACCCGACGCCACCCAGGCAGTATGGTGGAAAACCTATTCCCCCCCCATCTGGCTCTTGAATGGAAAAAACGAAGTCCTAACGACAAAAGATGTGATGGGGCTGGCAGGGGATAAGTTGTTGGCGCAACTAACAGAGTTGGCTACGTGCGACCTGCCGGCGGACAGGAGGAGTAACGAGTACTtaaaagagaagaaggggacgTACCTGGTCGCGCCGCTGAGCGCGACTTGGCTGGATGGGTATTTGGAGAATAAGGGGCATGATGGGTTGAGGTTTAGGGAGGTGTGGAGGTATAAGAGGCATTTGAATATGGACGATTtggattttggggaggatggggtttggAATACGCTGGAacgggtggtggggaggagggggttggggatttggagggTTACGAGGACTTGTCCGGaacggagggggagttggcgttaa
- the SCON3 gene encoding E3 ubiquitin ligase complex SCF subunit scon-3 (COG:O; BUSCO:EOG09264ZWF; EggNog:ENOG503P1T7) produces the protein MADSSSTTKIVLESNEGARIDVERIVAERSVLIKNLIDDLGEEAVLAEPIPIPNVNTAVLKKVIDWCKYHKNDAAQSADDDNDNRKKTTDIDEWDQKFMQVDQEMLFEIILAANYLDIKQLLDVGCKTVANMIKGKSPEEIRKTFNITNDFTPEEEEQIRRENEWAEDR, from the exons ATGGCCGATTcttccagcaccaccaagatcGTGCTCGAGTCCAACGAGGGCGCCAGGATCGATGTTG AGCGCATCGTCGCCGAACGGTCGGTTCTCATCAAGAACTTGATTGACGATCTCGGAGAGGAGGCTGTTTTGGCTGAGCCGATCCCCATCCCAAATGTCAATACTGCCGTGCTCAAAAAGGTCATCGACTGGTGCAAGTACCACAAGAATGACGCTGCTCAATCCGCCGACGATGACAACGATAATCGCAAGAAGACCACCGACATCGACGAGTGGGACCAGAAGTTCATGCAGGTGGACCAAGAGATGTTGTTCGAGATCATTTTG GCTGCCAACTATCTCGACATTAAGCAACTCCTGGACGTTGGTTGCAAGACTGTCGCCAACATGATCAAGGGCAAGTCGCCAGAAGAGATCCGCAAGACATTCAACATTACAAATGACTTCACccccgaggaagaggaacaaATCCGCCGCGAGAACGAGTGGGCTGAGGATCGTTAA
- the RPL39 gene encoding 60S ribosomal protein L39 (EggNog:ENOG503P6XJ; COG:J) — MPSHKTFRTKQKLAKAQKQNRPIPQWIRLRTGNTIRYNAKRRHWRKTRLGL, encoded by the exons ATGCCG AGCCACAAGACTTTCCGGACCAAGCAGAAGCTTGCTAAGGCCCAGAAGCAGAACCGTCCCATTCCCCAATGGATTCGCCTCCGCACTGGTAACACCATCAG ATACAACGCCAAGCGGAGACATTGGCGCAAGACCCGCCTCGGCCTCTAA
- the ARL1 gene encoding Arf GTPase arl1 (COG:U; EggNog:ENOG503NWAZ): MGQTMSWLGSLSSFFSSKKEIRILILGLDNAGKTTLLYRLKIGEVVTTIPTIGFNVESVTYNNLNFNVWDLGGQTSIRPYWRCYYANTAAVIFVVDSTDIERLQTAADELAAMLNEDELKDAALLVFANKQDQPGAKGAADISQALRLGELRDRNWSIVPCSAVDGSGVEEGMNWLSQTVAQD; this comes from the exons ATGGGGCAAACCATGTCATGGCTCGGTTCCTTGTCCAGCTTCTTTTCGTCAAAGAAGGAAATCCGGATTCTGATTCTCGGACTG GACAACGCCGGCAAAACCACACTTCTCTACAGACTCAAG ATCGGCGAGGTAGTAACAACGATACCAACGATCGGGTTCAACGTCGAGTCCGTCACatacaacaacctcaacttcaacGTGTGGGATCTTGGTGGACAGACTAGCATCAGGCCATACTGGAGATGCTACTATGCCAACACGGCGGCGGTCATCTTCGTGGTGGACTCGACCGATATCGAGCGGTTGCAGACAGCGGCGGATGAGTTGGCGGCCATGCTGAACGAGGATGAGCTAAAGGATGCCGCGCTGTTGGTATTTGCCAACAAGCAGGATCAACCGGGTGCGAAGGGTGCGGCGGACATCTCTCAGGCGCTCAGGCTTGGCGAGCTGAGGGACAGAAACTGGAGCATCGTCCCTTGCAGTGCCGTTGATGGctctggtgtggaagagggAATGAACTGGCTGTCG CAAACTGTAGCACAGGATTAG